CGCCACGGTGAAGGACGGGATCCCGGTGGAGACCCTGGAGGACGGGCTCACCGAGGTGCTGCAGAGCCTGATCGACGAGCCGGTCACCGACGAGGAGCTGAACCGGGCCAAGGCGCTGCTGACCACCAGCTGGTGGCGGCAGGTGTCCACGGTCGGCGGGCGGGCCGACACGCTGGGGCGGTACACCACCCAGTTCGGTGACCCGGCCACCGCCGGGTACCGGTTGCCGGCCTGGCAGGCGGTGACCGCCGACGACATCGCCGAGGCGGCCACCCGCACGTTGCAGCCCTCGTCCCGCGTCACGCTGACCTACCTGCCAGGGGAAGAGAAATGAGCCTCGTCACCACCCGCCCGGAGCCCGGCACCGCGCGGCCCTACACCTTTCCCGCTGTCCGCCGGGTCACCGCGCACGGCGGCACGGTGATCGCCGCGCACCTGCCCGGCCAGGTGCTGGCCACCGCGATCCTGCTGCTGGACGCCAGCGCCGCCCGGGAGACCGAGGGCCGCGAGGGCACCGCCACCGTGCTGGCCAAGTGCCTGGAGGAGGGCACCGAGAAACGCGACTCGGCGGCGTACGCGCTGGCGCTGGAGGGTCTCGGCGCCGAGCTCGGCCCGTCGGTGGACTGGGACGCGTTCCGGGTCAGCGTCTCCGCCCCGGCTCCCCGGCTGGCCGCCGCGGTCCGGCTGGCCGCCGAGGCCGCCCGCACCCCGAAACTGGACCCGGCCGACGTGTCCCGGGTCCGCGACGACGAGGTGACCGCGCTGCGGATGGACTGGGCGCAGCCCGGCCCGCGGGCGGACGCCGCCCTGCGCGCCGACCTGTTCGCCGCCGACGGGCGGTACAGCCGGCCGCTGCACGGTGACCCCACCTCGGTGGCCGCCGTGACGGTCGACGACGTGCTCGCCTTCCACCAGCAGTGGATGCTCCGGCCGGGTGTGCTGCTGGTCGCCGGCGACCTGGACGGGCTGGACCTGGCCGAGCTGGCCGAGGCGGCGTTCGCCGACACCACCGGGCAGGCCCTCGCCCTGGATCCGCCGCTCGGGCTGGCCGTCCCGGAGCGCCCGCACGTGATCCTGGTCGACCGGCCCGGCTCGGTGCAGTCCACGCTGCGGATCGGGCACCGGGCGCCGGAGCGGGCCACCCCGGACTACGTGCCGATGACGCTGGCGGCCACGGTGCTCGGCGGGGCGTTCACCTCCCGGCTGAACCATCTGATCCGCGAGGTGAAGGGGTACACGTACGGCATCCGCGGGTCGTACGCGATGACCCGCCGCGCCGGGCGGTTCGAGGTGGCCGCCGGGGTGCAGACCGCGGTGACCGCCCCGGCGATCCGGGACACGCTCGGCGAGATCCGGCGTACCCAGCAGGAGGGCGTGACCGAGGCGGAGCTGGCGGTGGCGCGGTCCTGGCGGGCCGGGCAGCTGTCGGTGGAGATGCAGACGCCGGGCGCGATCGCCGGGGCACTGGCCTCGCTGGTGGTGCACGGGCTGCCGGACGACTACTACGTGACGCTGCGCCGGGAGTACCTGGAGGCGACCGTCGAGCAGGTGTCCGCGGCGGCCGGGCGGCACCTGTCGGTGGACGGGCTGTCGCTGGTGGTCGAGGGTGACGGCGCGACGATCCGCGAGGAACTGGCCGAGTTCGGCGAGGTGACCGAGGCCGCGGTCTAGAGACCCGGTGAGGAGGCCGGCGGAAGATCGCCTGCCTCCTCACCGGTCACCAGGCATGGTGCCGGTCAGAACTGTGACCTGGGCCGCTTCACGTACGGTGAGTAGCGACGCCCCGATAACGTCGCGCCATGACGATCACCGACGTGCCGGTCGAGACGCGGCCGGCTCGCCGCAAAGTCGGCACCGTTCTGCTCTGGTTGCTGCTGGTCCCCGGCCTCTGCTGGACCGTCGTGCGGGTGGCCGGGTGGGATCGCGGGCCGCTGATCCCATTGCTCGCCTTCACGCCGTACGTCGCTCTCTGGTCCTTGATCCTCGCGGTTTTGATCCTGTCCGTGCGGCGCTGGGCCGCGGGCGCGGTCGCGGCCCTGGTCGCCGTCGCGCTGGCGGCGTGCGTCCTGCCGCGCGCCCTGCCGGACCTGGACCGGGGCGCCACCGAGGGCGTGACGCTGCGCATGATGACGACGAACATGCTGCTCGGCGGCGCCGACGCGGCGGACGTCGTCCGCCTGGTCCGGGAGAACGACGTGGCCGTGCTGGCCGTGCAGGAGTTCGCCCTGCGCGCGCAGGATTCGCTGACCGCGGCCGGGATCGATGAGCTGCTCCCCTTCCACGAGCTGGCCCCGGAGGACTGGGCGAGCGGCACCGCCCTCTATTCGCGATTCCCGCTCGTCGAGCCGGGCGCGAAGCGCAACCGCGGCGGGTTCCAGCAGACCTGGGGGACGATCCAGCTGCCCGGCGCGGTCCCGGTCTTCGTCGAGTCGGTGCATCCGCTGGCCCCGGCCACCCGTGGCGCCTACGACGGCTGGCGCAAGGATCTCGCGGACGAGCCGAGGTCGGACGGCGACAACCCGCGCCGCGTCCTGCTCGGCGACTTCAACTCGACGCTCGACCACGGCCCGTTGCGCGACCTGATCTCGCACGGTTACCGCGACGCCGCCGACGCGGTGGGCAAAGGCCTGATCGGCACCTGGGGCCCCTACGACGGGGACCCGATCCCGCCGGTCACCATCGACCATGTGCTGGCCGACGAGGAGATCGGGGTACGAGACGTGTCCGTGCACGACGTGAAGGACTCCGACCACCGCGCGGTGGTCGCCGAGCTGATCCTGCCGGCGGCGTCATGACCGCCGCGATCCGCCCGCTGACCATGGAGGACGTGCCGGAGCTGACCGAGGTGCTGATCGGCACCCGGGACTACCTGGCGCCCTGGGACCCGATCCGGGACGAGAGCTTCTACACCCTGCAGGGTCAGCGGCAGGTGGTCGCCGAGCTGCTGCGCTCCGGCAACGCGCTGCCGCACGTCATCCTCGACGACGGCAGGCTGGCCGGCCGGGTGAACCTGAACAGCGTCGTCCGCGGCCCGTTCCAGTCGGCCAGCCTGGGCTACTGGGTGGCCGAGCGGCACGCCGGGCGCGGGCTGGCCTCGTTCGCGGTGGCCGAGGTGCTGCGGCTGGCGTTCACCGACTACGAGCTGCACCGGGTCGAGGCCGGCACGCTGCTGCACAACGTGCGGTCGCAGCGGGTGCTGCTGAAGAACGGGTTCCAGCGGTTCGGGACGGCCCCGCGCTACCTCAAGATCGCCGGCGAGTGGCAGGACCACCACCTGTTCCAGATCGTCGCGGAAAACTGGTTGGCCGCCGCCTCCCCGGCCTCCTAGGCTCTGCGGCATGTTTGTCAGCGCGATCACGACCACGCCGGGACATCCCGGCGTCGAGTCGCGCTGACTTCACGACCCCGGGCGATCCGCTCGGGGTTTTTTTCTGGGTCGAT
Above is a genomic segment from Actinoplanes ianthinogenes containing:
- a CDS encoding GNAT family N-acetyltransferase, with amino-acid sequence MTAAIRPLTMEDVPELTEVLIGTRDYLAPWDPIRDESFYTLQGQRQVVAELLRSGNALPHVILDDGRLAGRVNLNSVVRGPFQSASLGYWVAERHAGRGLASFAVAEVLRLAFTDYELHRVEAGTLLHNVRSQRVLLKNGFQRFGTAPRYLKIAGEWQDHHLFQIVAENWLAAASPAS
- a CDS encoding endonuclease/exonuclease/phosphatase family protein; the encoded protein is MTITDVPVETRPARRKVGTVLLWLLLVPGLCWTVVRVAGWDRGPLIPLLAFTPYVALWSLILAVLILSVRRWAAGAVAALVAVALAACVLPRALPDLDRGATEGVTLRMMTTNMLLGGADAADVVRLVRENDVAVLAVQEFALRAQDSLTAAGIDELLPFHELAPEDWASGTALYSRFPLVEPGAKRNRGGFQQTWGTIQLPGAVPVFVESVHPLAPATRGAYDGWRKDLADEPRSDGDNPRRVLLGDFNSTLDHGPLRDLISHGYRDAADAVGKGLIGTWGPYDGDPIPPVTIDHVLADEEIGVRDVSVHDVKDSDHRAVVAELILPAAS
- a CDS encoding M16 family metallopeptidase — its product is MSLVTTRPEPGTARPYTFPAVRRVTAHGGTVIAAHLPGQVLATAILLLDASAARETEGREGTATVLAKCLEEGTEKRDSAAYALALEGLGAELGPSVDWDAFRVSVSAPAPRLAAAVRLAAEAARTPKLDPADVSRVRDDEVTALRMDWAQPGPRADAALRADLFAADGRYSRPLHGDPTSVAAVTVDDVLAFHQQWMLRPGVLLVAGDLDGLDLAELAEAAFADTTGQALALDPPLGLAVPERPHVILVDRPGSVQSTLRIGHRAPERATPDYVPMTLAATVLGGAFTSRLNHLIREVKGYTYGIRGSYAMTRRAGRFEVAAGVQTAVTAPAIRDTLGEIRRTQQEGVTEAELAVARSWRAGQLSVEMQTPGAIAGALASLVVHGLPDDYYVTLRREYLEATVEQVSAAAGRHLSVDGLSLVVEGDGATIREELAEFGEVTEAAV